A single region of the Sorghum bicolor cultivar BTx623 chromosome 9, Sorghum_bicolor_NCBIv3, whole genome shotgun sequence genome encodes:
- the LOC8068671 gene encoding small nuclear ribonucleoprotein Sm D2: MAEETNVKKEEEEFSTGPLSVLMMSVKNNTQVLINCRNNKKLLGRVRAFDRHCNMVLENVREMWTEVPKTGKGKKKALPVNKDRFISKMFLRGDSVIIVLRNPN, from the exons ATGGCGGAAGAAACCAAT GTAaagaaggaggaagaggagttCAGCACCGGTCCTCTCTCAGTGCTCATGATGAGCGTCAAGAACAATACTCAG GTTCTTATCAACTGCCGGAACAACAAGAAGCTGCTTGGTCGCGTGAGAGCCTTTGATCGGCATTGCAACATGGTTCTCGAGAATGTTAGGGAGATGTGGACTGAG GTACCAAAGACCGGTAAAGGCAAGAAGAAGGCTCTTCCGGTGAACAAAGATAGGTTCATAAGCAAGATGTTCCTCCGTGGGGATTCGGTCATCATTGTTCTCAGGAACCCGAACTGA
- the LOC8068672 gene encoding mitochondrial import inner membrane translocase subunit Tim9, with protein sequence MDAAAAATAAGDEEQDQARLDAIADGLQTRDAMRLYNWLSHRCFSDCVVSFYRRALGRREEECVRSCVRKYLLLSATTAARFPHLADDSSSSAAFDD encoded by the exons atggacgccgccgccgccgccacggccgCCGGCGACGAAGAGCAGGACCAGGCGCGGTTAGACGCCATCGCCGACGGCCTACAGACCCGAGACGC GATGCGGCTGTACAACTGGCTCTCGCACCGCTGCTTCTCCGACTGCGTCGTCTCCTTCTACCGCCGGGCGCTCGGCAGGCGCGAGGAGGAGTGCGTCCGCTCCTGTGTCCGCAAGTACCTCCTCCTCtccgccaccaccgccgcgcgctTCCCCCACCTCGCCGACGACTCCTCCTCGTCGGCAGCATTCGACGATTGA
- the LOC110430532 gene encoding disease resistance protein RGA2-like encodes MSGMEAALASGVLKAAGDKLVSLLATEFAAIAGVKRDLCQLQDIHADITGWLSAAYDRAIQSETQSHWVIKLKDVAYDIDDILQEVQLEAEKQKMERDDDKSGIAGCFCAKPKSFAFRYKMAHKIKAIKVRFAAIVKQRSDFNTLVPTRDQHVGARYKTVGEMTWLSKVPESKIPLRDQEKDEIISKLVECNAGENNMIVSIIGLGGSGKTTLAKHICHDVKIKEHFGGEIFWVHVSQEFDVQKLIGKLFETIVGDNSDRHPPQHMVQKISEKLSNKKFLLILDDAWHEDRHDWEQFMVQLKCGAPETRIVLTTRDRKVAQAVESRYTFELAFLSESESWNLFLKGSGLAEQDLSCDEVQVGKEIIKGCGGVPLAIQTLGAVLCDKKQISTWRAIRENNLWKVQSIKDRVFASLKLSYIHLADELKQCFTFCSIFPKGYGIQKDRLIAQWIAHGFINAMNGEQLEDVGRDYLDSLVKVRFLQEAYGSRNTDIYNMHDLIHDLTRQILKDELVTCVPIHTTEEFTHRYRYLSLSSFTENVDKGLFDKVRALYISDSKPSVDTTVKNSCCMRSVVLDYAIDTPFSLFILKFEYLGYLEIHNVSCTTVPEAISRCWNLQSLHFVNCKGFVTLPESVGTLRKLRTLELRCITDLESLPQSIGDCYVLQSLQLYMCRKQREIPSSLGRIGNLCVLDIEYCSSLQQLPSDIIGEFKNLRTINFNGCTGLQDLPSTLSCPTLRTLNLSRTKVTMLPQWVTSIDTLECIDLQECKELRELPKEIANLKRLAVLDIEHCSELCCLPSGLEQLTRLRKLGLFVVGCGADDARISELENLDMIGGRLEITNLKYLKDPSDAEKACLKRKSNIQHLELNWSLSDSEEELVSDMEHDWGVLNALEPPSQIEMLEIFGYRGPCLPGWMMKQNDSSYCEGGIMLKQTITSHFLCLTWLALVRFPNLRHMRGFVELPSLKTLVLGNMPNLEELWTTSSGFETGEKELAAQHLFPVLSSLHIYGCPKLNVSPYFPPSLEHMILVRTNGQLLSTGRFSHQLPSMHASVPRLKSLGLSKVTGSSSGWELLQPFTKLKELCIFTCNDLTQLPESMRNLTSLERLRIYECPAVGTLPDWLGELHSLRHLELGMGDLKQFPEAIQHLTSLEHLELSSGPALTVLPEWIGQLSALCSLYIHNLPALQYLPQSIQRLTALEELCIYDCPGLAERYKRGEGPDWHLVSHIRLVDIS; translated from the coding sequence ATGAGTGGGATGGAGGCTGCTTTAGCATCTGGAGTGTTGAAGGCTGCAGGTGACAAGCTAGTTTCACTGTTAGCCACTGAGTTTGCTGCCATAGCCGGTGTAAAAAGAGATCTCTGCCAGCTCCAGGATATACACGCAGACATTACAGGCTGGCTGTCGGCAGCGTATGACAGAGCAATACAGAGTGAGACACAGTCTCACTGGGTGATAAAATTGAAAGATGTGGCTTATGACATTGACGATATACTACAAGAAGTCCAGCTAGAAGCTGAGAAACAGAAGATGGAAAGAGATGATGACAAGAGTGGTATAGCCGGTTGCTTCTGTGCAAAACCAAAGTCATTTGCATTCCGATACAAGATGGCTCATAAGATCAAGGCAATCAAGGTTAGATTTGCTGCAATCGTCAAGCAAAGAAGTGATTTCAATACTTTAGTTCCAACAAGGGATCAACATGTTGGTGCTAGGTACAAGACAGTTGGAGAGATGACCTGGTTGAGCAAGGTTCCAGAGTCCAAAATACCCCTTAGGGATCAAGAAAAGGATGAAATCATATCTAAGCTTGTAGAATGTAATGCTGGAGAGAACAACATGATAGTTTCTATCATCGGATTAGGGGGGTCAGGCAAAACTACTTTGGCCAAACACATTTGCCATGACGTCAAGATAAAGGAGCACTTTGGAGGTGAAATATTCTGGGTCCATGTGTCTCAAGAGTTTGATGTTCAGAAGCTCATCGGCAAGCTATTTGaaacgattgttggagataattCAGATCGTCATCCCCCACAGCACATGGTCCAAAAAATCTCCGAGAAGTTGAGCAATAAGAAGTTTCTTCTTATCCTTGATGATGCTTGGCATGAGGACAGACATGACTGGGAACAGTTCATGGTGCAGCTAAAATGTGGCGCACCTGAAACAAGGATTGTGTTAACCACTCGTGATCGAAAGGTTGCACAAGCTGTggaatcaagatatacatttgagTTGGCATTCTTATCAGAGTCTGAGAGTTGGAACTTATTCCTGAAGGGTTCTGGGTTGGCAGAGCAAGATTTGAGCTGCGATGAGGTACAAGTCGGAAAAGAGATTATCAAGGGATGTGGTGGGGTGCCGTTAGCGATTCAGACTCTTGGAGCAGTCCTTTGTGACAAGAAGCAAATAAGTACGTGGAGGGCCATACGAGAGAATAATTTATGGAAGGTTCAGAGTATAAAAGACAGAGTGTTTGCATCCTTGAAGTTGAGCTATATTCACTTGGCAGATGAACTGAAGCAGTGCTTTACGTTTTGCTCCATATTCCCGAAGGGCTATGGAATCCAGAAAGATCGTTTGATTGCCCAGTGGATAGCTCATGGATTCATCAATGCAATGAATGGAGAGCAACTCGAAGATGTCGGAAGAGACTACTTAGATTCTCTTGTAAAAGTCAGATTTCTTCAGGAAGCTTATGGGAGCAGGAATACTGATATATACAACATGCATGATTTGATCCATGATCTCACTCGTCAGATACTAAAGGATGAACTGGTGACTTGTGTACCAATTCATACAACAGAAGAATTTACTCATAGGTATAGATATTTATCTTTGAGTTCATTCACTGAGAATGTTGACAAGGGCTTATTTGACAAGGTTCGTGCTCTATATATCTCTGACAGTAAGCCATCTGTTGATACCACAGTGAAGAATAGTTGTTGTATGCGCAGTGTTGTTTTGGACTATGCAATTGATACTCCGTTTTCACTATTCATATTAAAGTTTGAGTATCTTGGGTATCTTGAAATCCATAATGTTAGTTGTACAACAGTTCCGGAAGCTATCTCGAGGTGTTGGAACCTGCAGTCGCTCCATTTTGTTAACTGCAAAGGTTTCGTGACATTACCTGAGTCTGTTGGAACGCTTCGGAAGCTAAGGACTCTAGAGTTGCGTTGCATTACTGATCTTGAGAGTTTGCCTCAGTCCATTGGTGATTGTTATGTTCTTCAGTCCTTGCAACTATATATGTGCAGAAAACAACGAGAGATACCAAGCTCTTTAGGTAGAATTGGAAACCTATGTGTACTTGATATAGAGTACTGTTCATCTCTGCAACAACTACCATCAGACATCATTGGGGAGTTCAAAAACTTGCGAACTATCAACTTTAATGGTTGTACGGGTTTGCAAGACCTGCCAAGCACATTATCCTGTCCTACATTGCGTACTCTGAACCTTTCTAGAACCAAAGTTACCATGCTACCTCAATGGGTTACATcaattgatactctggaatgTATTGACCTTCAGGAATGCAAGGAGCTACGGGAGTTGCCTAAGGAAATAGCAAACTTGAAAAGGCTCGCAGTTTTGGACATAGAGCATTGTAGTGAACTGTGTTGCTTACCATCAGGGTTGGAACAGCTGACCCGTTTAAGAAAGCTGGGATTGTTTGTTGTTGGGTGTGGTGCAGATGATGCGAGGATCTCAGAGCTAGAAAACCTTGATATGATAGGTGGTCGCTTGGAAATTACCAACCTTAAGTATTTGAAGGATCCAAGTGATGCAGAGAAGGCTTGCTTGAAGCGGAAGAGTAACATACAACACTTGGAGCTGAACTGGTCTTTAAGTGATTCTGAAGAAGAGTTGGTGTCAGATATGGAACATGATTGGGGTGTGCTGAACGCTCTTGAACCACCATCTCAAATTGAGATGTTGGAGATCTTTGGTTACAGAGGCCCCTGCTTGCCAGGATGGATGATGAAGCAAAATGATTCTTCATATTGTGAAGGTGGCATAATGCTGAAGCAAACTATCACATCCCATTTCCTTTGTCTAACTTGGTTAGCGCTAGTAAGATTTCCAAACTTGAGGCATATGAGAGGATTTGTTGAGTTGCCTTCACTGAAGACCCTTGTGCTGGGGAACATGCCTAATTTAGAGGAGCTGTGGACTACATCAAGTGGTTTTGAAACTGGGGAGAAAGAATTGGCAGCACAACATCTTTTCCCTGTCCTGTCCAGTCTACACATATATGGCTGCCCAAAATTAAATGTGAGCCCCTACTTTCCCCCATCGTTGGAGCATATGATTTTAGTCAGAACCAATGGGCAGTTGCTATCCACTGGAAGGTTCTCCCATCAGCTGCCCAGCATGCATGCGTCGGTCCCTCGCCTCAAGAGTCTAGGGCTAAGCAAAGTTACAGGATCATCATCTGGCTGGGAACTGCTGCAGCCTTTCACTAAGCTGAAAGAGTTGTGTATTTTCACCTGCAATGACCTGACACAGTTACCAGAGAGCATGCGGAACCTCACCTCTCTCGAGCGTCTCCGCATCTACGAATGCCCCGCCGTTGGCACGTTGCCTGACTGGCTTGGAGAACTGCATTCTCTGCGACACCTTGAACTGGGAATGGGCGATTTGAAGCAGTTCCCAGAGGCGATTCAGCACCTCACCTCGCTTGAACATCTCGAACTGTCATCAGGTCCTGCACTGACGGTGCTGCCAGAGTGGATTGGACAACTCTCTGCGCTTTGTTCGCTTTATATCCACAATTTGCCTGCCCTTCAATACTTGCCCCAATCCATACAACGCCTAACTGCTCTTGAGGAATTGTGCATTTATGATTGCCCTGGTTTGGCGGAGCGTTACAAGCGAGGGGAAGGGCCCGACTGGCACCTTGTCAGTCACATTCGTCTTGTGGACATCAGTTAG